From Bacillus sp. Bos-x628, the proteins below share one genomic window:
- the hfq gene encoding RNA chaperone Hfq → MKPINIQDQFLNQIRKDNTFVTVFLLNGFQLRGQVKGFDNFTVLLETEGKQQLIYKHAISTFAPQKNVNLELE, encoded by the coding sequence ATGAAACCGATTAATATTCAGGACCAATTTTTGAATCAGATCCGCAAAGACAATACATTTGTCACTGTATTTTTATTAAATGGCTTTCAGCTTCGAGGCCAAGTGAAAGGATTTGACAATTTCACGGTGTTGCTTGAGACAGAAGGAAAGCAGCAGCTTATCTATAAACATGCCATTTCTACATTTGCACCTCAAAAAAATGTAAATCTAGAACTAGAATAA
- the miaA gene encoding tRNA (adenosine(37)-N6)-dimethylallyltransferase MiaA: MKKAKQPVIVLVGPTAVGKTKLSIDIAKAFNGEIISGDSMQIYKGMDIGTAKITPEEMEGVPHHLIDMKQPEESFSVAEFQQLVRLKIKEIAGRGKIPMIVGGTGLYIQSVLYDYTFTDEKSDPAFKKEMTLFEKQYGPLQLHEKLKAVDPDAAQMIHPNNVRRVIRALEVIHTTGKTMSDMQNGHQEIPLYETAIIGLTMERTLLYERIHQRIDMMLDNGLIDEVRALYQSGLKDCQSVQAIGYKELYAYFKGDCSLDEAIDQLKQNSRRYAKRQFTWFRNKMDVTWFDMTPPCHFSDKKDEIFAYIAGKLGLKAKL, translated from the coding sequence GTGAAAAAAGCGAAACAACCAGTGATTGTGTTAGTAGGTCCGACGGCTGTTGGCAAAACAAAGCTGAGCATTGATATAGCAAAAGCATTTAATGGTGAAATCATTAGCGGGGATTCTATGCAGATATATAAAGGAATGGATATTGGTACAGCAAAGATCACCCCGGAAGAAATGGAAGGAGTGCCGCACCATCTGATTGATATGAAACAGCCGGAGGAATCATTTTCAGTAGCTGAATTTCAGCAGCTAGTCCGGTTGAAAATCAAAGAGATTGCAGGTAGAGGCAAAATTCCAATGATTGTTGGCGGCACGGGACTGTATATACAATCGGTTTTATATGATTACACATTTACAGATGAAAAAAGTGACCCGGCTTTTAAAAAGGAAATGACCCTTTTTGAGAAGCAATATGGTCCATTGCAACTGCATGAGAAATTAAAGGCAGTTGACCCTGATGCGGCACAAATGATTCACCCGAATAACGTGCGCCGCGTCATTCGTGCGCTAGAAGTCATACATACAACAGGCAAGACAATGTCTGACATGCAAAACGGACATCAAGAAATCCCGCTTTATGAAACAGCAATTATAGGATTGACGATGGAGCGAACGCTTTTATACGAGCGCATTCATCAAAGAATTGATATGATGTTAGATAATGGTTTAATCGACGAAGTGAGAGCGCTATATCAATCAGGATTGAAGGATTGTCAGTCCGTTCAAGCGATTGGCTATAAAGAATTGTATGCCTATTTCAAAGGCGACTGCTCACTTGATGAAGCCATTGACCAATTAAAGCAAAATTCCCGAAGATATGCGAAGCGTCAGTTCACGTGGTTTCGTAATAAAATGGATGTCACCTGGTTTGATATGACACCCCCTTGCCACTTTTCTGACAAAAAAGATGAAATTTTCGCATATATAGCAGGAAAGCTTGGACTTAAAGCGAAACTGTAG
- a CDS encoding YmaF family protein, which translates to MGLYPSDWAKCPPHAHIYKARTDVTEEHYHLIKGFSQPVNGSSTDQHTHFYRGVTSFERGHFHRYYGITGPAIPRVDGTHYHEIEEVTYSAYTDPVPIPYGGVVYSSEERPTHKHRLKGKTYEVVGNEPLGW; encoded by the coding sequence ATGGGCCTGTATCCGTCTGATTGGGCAAAATGTCCGCCGCACGCTCATATATATAAAGCACGTACGGACGTTACAGAAGAACATTATCATTTAATAAAAGGCTTCTCTCAGCCTGTTAATGGAAGCAGTACTGATCAGCATACCCATTTCTATAGAGGGGTCACCTCATTTGAAAGGGGTCATTTTCACAGATACTATGGCATTACAGGACCTGCTATACCAAGAGTCGATGGTACACATTATCACGAAATTGAGGAAGTCACGTATTCTGCCTATACAGATCCTGTTCCCATTCCATACGGGGGTGTCGTCTATAGTTCAGAAGAACGGCCAACGCATAAACATCGTTTGAAAGGGAAGACATACGAAGTGGTCGGAAATGAACCACTCGGCTGGTGA
- a CDS encoding spore coat protein: MNHFDPHLIQEDVRRPFGFGFGRPGFGRPGFGFGGPGFGFGRPGFFGSPFLGGFAGGLIAGSLLTPGFGYGYPYPPPYPPYPYY; the protein is encoded by the coding sequence ATGAATCATTTTGATCCGCATTTGATCCAAGAAGATGTTAGAAGGCCTTTTGGCTTTGGATTTGGACGCCCTGGATTTGGAAGACCCGGCTTTGGATTTGGGGGACCTGGCTTTGGATTTGGGAGACCTGGATTTTTCGGTTCTCCGTTTTTAGGTGGTTTTGCTGGCGGCCTGATTGCTGGGTCACTTCTTACTCCAGGATTCGGCTATGGATACCCTTATCCACCACCATACCCACCATATCCTTATTATTAA
- a CDS encoding OsmC family protein yields MARHHFHLQASWPGMRNDVGTIACEQLKTKISIPKEMDGPGIGTNPDEMLLGAAAACYIITLAAMMERSHLDKEDLSMSSEAIVDVTNGVFTYEKIIHRPVMILKKTASTHDIELARKLAHKAESSCMISRAVKGNVDILLEETIQIGR; encoded by the coding sequence ATGGCACGTCATCATTTTCATCTTCAGGCAAGCTGGCCTGGTATGCGTAACGATGTTGGTACAATTGCATGTGAACAATTAAAAACAAAAATCTCGATTCCAAAAGAGATGGACGGACCAGGTATTGGAACAAATCCAGATGAGATGCTTTTAGGTGCAGCGGCAGCATGTTATATCATTACACTTGCGGCCATGATGGAGAGAAGCCATTTAGATAAAGAGGATTTATCCATGAGCTCTGAGGCTATAGTGGATGTGACAAATGGTGTTTTTACATATGAAAAGATTATCCATAGACCTGTCATGATTCTCAAAAAAACGGCTTCAACTCATGATATTGAACTGGCTCGCAAGCTTGCGCATAAAGCCGAAAGCTCATGCATGATCTCAAGGGCTGTGAAAGGGAATGTGGACATACTCTTAGAAGAAACCATTCAAATAGGCCGCTAA
- a CDS encoding poly-gamma-glutamate hydrolase family protein, protein MKKFFALLLLLAIVWGVYYTMQAKEHDEPLSLGGEDESGSTDIYRNFKELEENETSDSYQITSNPAPNSRLLVMSPHGGRIEGGVSEIVHFFDNEFSTYLFEGLRENASELHITSTNFDEPTGVEQAKAHDYVLAVHGYKGEEGIDHTLVGGTDYDRAEKIVNSLERNGFSAELAVAHTTLSGTSNHNINNLTKTGQSVQLEISRSQREALFDSFDYRRRSNTKNETFYRYVKAIRTVLDEEYT, encoded by the coding sequence ATGAAGAAGTTTTTTGCTTTGCTTCTCCTGCTTGCGATTGTTTGGGGCGTCTATTATACCATGCAAGCAAAGGAACATGATGAGCCATTGTCATTAGGTGGAGAAGACGAAAGCGGTTCAACGGATATTTATCGCAATTTTAAAGAACTTGAAGAAAACGAAACAAGTGACAGTTATCAAATTACATCCAACCCAGCCCCTAATAGCCGTCTTCTTGTGATGTCACCCCATGGCGGGAGAATTGAAGGCGGGGTCAGTGAGATCGTCCATTTTTTTGATAACGAATTCTCTACGTATTTATTTGAAGGATTAAGAGAAAATGCTTCAGAACTTCATATTACAAGTACAAACTTTGATGAACCGACCGGAGTTGAGCAGGCAAAAGCACATGATTATGTGTTAGCAGTGCATGGATATAAAGGTGAGGAAGGAATAGATCATACACTTGTCGGCGGGACTGATTACGACCGAGCTGAGAAAATTGTGAACTCATTAGAGCGAAACGGTTTTTCTGCTGAACTTGCTGTTGCACACACGACTCTTAGCGGAACGAGCAATCATAATATTAATAATCTTACGAAAACAGGGCAGAGTGTGCAACTTGAGATTAGTAGAAGTCAACGTGAAGCTTTATTTGACAGTTTCGATTATCGAAGGCGGTCAAATACAAAAAATGAAACATTTTACCGTTATGTCAAAGCAATTAGAACGGTGCTGGATGAAGAATATACATAA
- a CDS encoding tetratricopeptide repeat protein translates to MAHKIPSSEVGVKINQWYTHICKFEVKEAKEMKRLVEQEIRDMEEDQDLLLYYSLMDFRHQMMLQHLSPIHAGSEPLHAVSFPKEIEDAEDEMTGLLAYYFHFFHGMYAFIQRRYIEAISYYKHAEHQLILVTDEIEKAEFYYKIAEVYYHMKQTYFSMHYAKKARDIYKKHQLYGKRSIQCDFVMAGNLIDVSQYQKALPYLEKALKVCEALEIQECMSYFKAMALNNLGTCHYSMGTYHTASVFFEQAISLYQKDQVSTMMKSLFSLALTRFKLGDIEQAIQAVTEGMKQASLLEDEIYQLKFQFLQALYMEKNSCEKLISALFGLKRKKMFADLEELALDAANYYKERDMYKESSTFFEIVIEARTHIQKGDEMYENEA, encoded by the coding sequence ATGGCACACAAAATACCATCTTCCGAAGTAGGTGTAAAGATCAATCAATGGTACACGCATATTTGCAAATTTGAAGTAAAAGAAGCTAAAGAAATGAAGCGCCTTGTTGAGCAAGAGATCCGTGATATGGAAGAAGATCAAGATTTATTACTTTATTATTCATTAATGGATTTCCGCCATCAAATGATGCTTCAGCACTTATCTCCAATCCACGCTGGAAGTGAGCCGCTTCACGCTGTATCCTTTCCAAAAGAAATAGAAGATGCAGAAGATGAAATGACAGGCTTACTGGCCTATTACTTTCATTTTTTCCATGGGATGTATGCATTTATCCAGCGGCGATATATTGAGGCCATTTCATACTACAAGCATGCGGAACATCAGCTCATTTTGGTGACAGATGAGATTGAAAAAGCAGAATTTTACTATAAAATCGCTGAAGTATACTATCATATGAAACAAACCTATTTCTCTATGCATTATGCAAAAAAGGCGAGAGACATTTATAAAAAGCACCAGCTTTATGGGAAAAGAAGTATTCAATGTGATTTCGTTATGGCTGGCAATTTGATTGATGTAAGTCAGTACCAAAAAGCGCTTCCTTATTTAGAAAAGGCTTTAAAGGTCTGTGAAGCATTGGAAATACAAGAGTGCATGTCCTATTTTAAAGCAATGGCACTCAACAACTTAGGAACTTGTCATTATAGTATGGGAACTTACCATACCGCTTCCGTCTTTTTTGAACAAGCCATTTCACTTTATCAAAAAGATCAGGTCTCGACGATGATGAAATCACTGTTCTCACTTGCCCTCACTCGTTTTAAACTTGGAGATATAGAGCAGGCGATCCAAGCAGTAACCGAAGGGATGAAACAGGCGTCTTTATTAGAAGATGAGATTTATCAGTTGAAATTCCAATTTTTACAGGCGCTCTATATGGAGAAAAACAGCTGTGAAAAACTGATATCAGCCCTATTTGGTTTAAAAAGGAAAAAAATGTTCGCTGATTTAGAGGAATTAGCGCTTGATGCGGCAAATTATTATAAGGAACGCGACATGTACAAGGAGTCTTCCACTTTTTTTGAAATTGTGATTGAAGCGCGTACGCACATTCAAAAAGGAGATGAGATGTATGAAAATGAAGCGTAA
- a CDS encoding poly-gamma-glutamate hydrolase family protein, whose amino-acid sequence MKRLLITGLIFLIVCVFLTVKCSHSIEDKKEREKGDQYESFKQLIRHEKDGYEIEFHEKGGSDLLVFSPHGGEIEPGTSEIVEAFNQSYSTYLFEGTKKDNNRDLHITSTNFDEPILVQMIKTYPLSISIHGYKSDRRHTLVGGTNRKMAKAMVRELQDRGFSAEVVQKGERLSGTDPKNINNQNASGESVQLEISTGQREAFFDNFDTRKGKKKAFRRYIYAIKEVIREFDTSS is encoded by the coding sequence ATGAAAAGGCTACTAATAACTGGACTCATATTTCTAATCGTATGTGTTTTTTTGACAGTGAAATGCAGTCATTCTATTGAGGATAAAAAAGAACGAGAAAAAGGTGATCAATACGAGAGCTTTAAACAGCTAATACGACATGAAAAAGATGGTTATGAAATAGAATTTCACGAAAAGGGCGGAAGCGATTTACTCGTTTTTTCACCCCATGGCGGTGAAATTGAACCAGGAACAAGTGAAATTGTAGAAGCATTTAATCAAAGTTATTCTACCTACTTATTTGAAGGAACGAAAAAGGACAACAACCGCGATCTGCATATTACAAGTACAAATTTCGATGAACCGATTTTGGTGCAAATGATTAAAACATATCCATTATCTATTTCCATACACGGTTATAAAAGTGATAGGAGACATACGCTTGTTGGGGGAACGAACCGAAAGATGGCCAAAGCTATGGTGCGTGAATTACAAGATAGAGGTTTTTCTGCAGAGGTGGTGCAAAAAGGTGAGCGGCTTTCTGGAACAGATCCGAAAAACATTAATAATCAAAATGCAAGTGGTGAAAGTGTTCAACTTGAAATTAGTACTGGGCAGAGAGAAGCCTTTTTTGACAATTTTGACACAAGGAAGGGAAAGAAAAAAGCATTTAGGCGCTATATTTATGCAATAAAAGAAGTAATCAGAGAATTTGATACGTCGTCATAG
- a CDS encoding CarD family transcriptional regulator, translated as MFQIGDKIVYPMHGAGVIEGMEEKEILGKTEEYFLIQMPHMQMMIPRGRINQMGIRPIADQATLKVVMNNFDEETNDDTLTWKQRYDENMKKLKTGAIEDGANVVKDLMRRNQKKALNSSEKKMLDDARGILVSEISLAQGLSQDEVLTVLENGLKI; from the coding sequence TTGTTTCAAATAGGTGATAAAATTGTTTATCCAATGCATGGAGCTGGTGTGATTGAAGGAATGGAAGAAAAAGAAATTTTAGGTAAGACGGAGGAATATTTTCTGATTCAAATGCCTCATATGCAAATGATGATCCCTCGGGGCAGAATCAATCAAATGGGCATACGACCAATTGCAGATCAAGCAACATTAAAGGTTGTGATGAACAATTTTGATGAAGAGACAAACGACGACACGCTAACTTGGAAGCAGAGATATGATGAGAATATGAAAAAGCTAAAAACAGGCGCGATTGAAGATGGTGCAAACGTTGTGAAAGATTTAATGAGAAGAAATCAAAAGAAGGCACTAAATTCCAGTGAAAAGAAGATGCTTGATGACGCAAGAGGGATTCTAGTGAGTGAAATATCACTTGCACAAGGGTTATCGCAAGATGAAGTACTAACAGTTTTAGAGAATGGATTAAAAATCTAA
- the bslA gene encoding biofilm surface layer hydrophobin BslA, producing the protein MKKTLMILTMGLLTLIMALSVPLAASAEGVKTEEGKASTNARPAALYAKITGISKQEWSFSDIELTYRPNSVLSIGAVEFTLPTGFQATTKDMINGKALKDSHILNSGKTVRIPARFDLFGSSQYTLQLSHKVLPAAGTYTFRAENRTISIGSTFYAEDTIDIIKRPVVVTPPTNPCGC; encoded by the coding sequence ATGAAAAAAACACTAATGATTCTTACGATGGGGCTGCTTACACTCATCATGGCTTTATCTGTACCGCTTGCTGCATCCGCTGAAGGAGTCAAAACGGAGGAAGGCAAAGCTTCGACCAATGCAAGACCAGCAGCACTATATGCAAAAATTACAGGAATAAGTAAGCAGGAATGGTCGTTTTCTGATATTGAGCTGACATACCGACCAAATTCTGTCCTAAGTATCGGTGCGGTTGAGTTCACATTGCCTACAGGCTTTCAAGCAACAACGAAAGATATGATCAACGGAAAAGCATTAAAAGACAGCCACATTTTAAACAGCGGAAAAACTGTCCGTATCCCAGCTAGATTCGATTTATTTGGAAGTTCACAATATACTTTACAGCTTTCACATAAAGTACTCCCTGCCGCAGGTACATATACGTTCCGCGCAGAAAACCGTACGATCAGCATCGGTTCCACATTTTATGCAGAGGATACGATTGATATTATTAAGCGACCCGTTGTGGTCACACCACCAACAAACCCTTGCGGATGCTAA
- the mutL gene encoding DNA mismatch repair endonuclease MutL, which yields MAKIIQLSDDLSNKIAAGEVVERPASVVKELVENSIDAKSTVIEIDVEEAGLSSIRVIDNGVGIDAEDCKLAFQRHATSKIKDENDLFRVRTLGFRGEALPSIASVSYLEMKTSTGEGAGTHLALQGGKIISEQKTSGRRGTEILVTNLFFNTPARLKYMKTVHTELGNISDVVNRIALAHPEVSIRLRHQGKVLLQTNGNGDVRHVLAAIYGTAVAKKMLPLYVQSLDFEVKGYISLPEVTRASRNYMSSVVNGRYVKHFPLVKAIHEGYHTLLPIGRHPITFIEMKMDPILVDVNVHPSKLEVRLSKEQELHELIKQGIKEVFQKQQLIPSASLPKKAPMPTVKNEQQFLTFDSKQANVESTQKPIAYQSSSLESTVYETNQKDTCDMSEPEDMQSALSSPFEEQSDVSYVSGVDLYETAASQEESVMQEEAAESVDDTERVPIMYPIGQMHGTYILAQNERGLYIIDQHAAQERIKYEYYREKVGEIEQEVQEMLVPLTFHYSKNDMLIIEEHKDALAKVGVFLEPFGSGSYIVRSHPQWFPKGEEAELIEEIIQQVLDEKRIDIKKLREEAAIMMSCKGSIKANRHLRHDEIKALLDELRQTTDPFTCPHGRPIIIHYSKYEMEKMFKRVM from the coding sequence ATGGCAAAGATTATTCAGTTATCTGATGACCTATCAAACAAAATTGCTGCTGGTGAAGTCGTCGAGCGTCCTGCTTCAGTTGTGAAAGAGCTTGTGGAAAATTCGATTGATGCAAAGAGCACGGTGATCGAGATTGATGTAGAAGAAGCAGGTCTTTCTTCTATCAGGGTGATAGATAATGGTGTAGGAATAGATGCTGAAGACTGTAAGCTCGCCTTCCAAAGACATGCAACGAGTAAAATCAAAGATGAAAATGATCTTTTTCGCGTCAGAACACTCGGATTTAGAGGAGAGGCACTCCCAAGTATCGCCTCTGTCTCTTATCTAGAAATGAAGACAAGCACAGGGGAGGGAGCTGGAACGCATTTAGCCCTCCAAGGCGGAAAGATCATTTCAGAGCAAAAGACATCTGGGAGACGCGGGACAGAAATTCTCGTAACAAATTTATTTTTTAATACGCCTGCTCGGTTAAAGTACATGAAAACCGTTCACACAGAGCTTGGTAATATTTCAGATGTTGTCAACCGGATTGCACTTGCTCATCCAGAAGTATCAATTCGCTTGCGTCATCAAGGAAAAGTCCTGCTTCAGACGAATGGAAACGGGGATGTTCGGCATGTATTGGCTGCCATTTATGGAACGGCTGTGGCGAAAAAAATGCTGCCACTTTACGTACAATCACTTGATTTTGAAGTAAAAGGGTATATTTCCTTACCAGAAGTGACGAGAGCATCGCGGAATTATATGTCTTCAGTTGTAAACGGCAGATATGTCAAGCATTTCCCGCTGGTGAAAGCCATCCATGAAGGGTATCACACGTTGCTGCCGATTGGACGCCATCCGATTACATTTATTGAAATGAAGATGGATCCGATTTTAGTGGATGTGAATGTGCATCCATCAAAACTTGAAGTAAGGCTTAGTAAAGAGCAGGAACTTCATGAACTGATTAAACAGGGAATTAAGGAAGTGTTTCAAAAGCAGCAGCTCATTCCGAGTGCTTCGTTACCAAAGAAAGCACCAATGCCAACTGTGAAAAACGAGCAGCAGTTTTTAACCTTCGATTCAAAACAAGCGAATGTAGAAAGTACACAAAAACCAATAGCCTATCAATCGTCCTCGCTTGAATCGACTGTCTATGAGACCAATCAGAAAGACACGTGCGACATGTCTGAACCCGAAGATATGCAATCGGCATTATCATCACCTTTTGAAGAACAGTCAGACGTAAGCTACGTGTCTGGTGTCGATTTATATGAAACTGCTGCTTCACAAGAGGAATCTGTGATGCAAGAAGAGGCGGCTGAATCAGTTGACGACACCGAACGAGTTCCTATTATGTATCCAATAGGTCAAATGCACGGAACATATATTTTGGCTCAAAATGAACGAGGACTTTATATTATTGATCAGCATGCGGCCCAAGAACGAATCAAATATGAATATTATCGTGAGAAGGTAGGCGAAATTGAACAAGAGGTTCAAGAAATGCTCGTCCCACTAACATTCCATTACTCAAAAAACGATATGCTGATTATTGAAGAGCATAAAGACGCTTTAGCGAAAGTTGGAGTATTTTTAGAGCCTTTCGGATCAGGGAGCTATATCGTTCGGTCACATCCGCAATGGTTTCCAAAGGGGGAAGAAGCTGAACTGATAGAAGAAATTATTCAACAGGTGCTCGACGAAAAGCGGATTGATATTAAAAAACTAAGAGAAGAAGCCGCTATTATGATGAGCTGTAAAGGCTCTATTAAAGCAAATCGCCATTTGCGTCATGATGAAATAAAGGCTCTCTTAGACGAGCTCCGTCAAACGACTGACCCTTTTACATGCCCGCACGGCCGGCCGATTATCATTCATTACTCTAAATATGAAATGGAGAAGATGTTTAAACGTGTGATGTAA